GTTAAACTTAAACCACCTTCTTGTAAAGTCGCCGTCATAAATAAAACAAGTAACATGCGCATGCCGTAATAACTCATGCGCTCCCACATTTCTGTAAAAAAAAGCGTTTTAAGGCCACTCGGCTGACCAAAAAAGTCTTTTGCTGGTTTTGATGACATAAAATTGTCCTAATTTTCATTATTATATTAAGTAGAGATACTTGCGTAAATGTACACTTTGCCTTAAAAATTCAAACGGCAAAAAAAATGCACAATGTGCTTTTATACCTGTGCTTTGGTTTAAAGGCAAGTTTGGATAACGAACAAGGTACTGGTTAATTGAAGTTGTGTAGCGAAATCTTTCCTAGAATAAAAAATAAAATGGGCAATAAGGCAATTTCAAAAGGAATCTATTGCTATTAATTGATGATATTACAATCATGCACAGTTTAAGCACTAACATGCATGACTTTGAAGTTGTTTGCCTATAAATATACTGTTAAACTTTTGTTATTATTATTATGTGAATATTATGCGAAATAAAATGCTAAATAAATTTATTAAACGTATTTACGTATAGTTTAAGCACTCTCAATTCTTATGGTCACTAGTTAGTGGAATTTAATACAATTTTAAATGGAATAATTCAATGTCAATTACATTAAGTGAAGTAAAAATAGCTATTATTGGTCTGGGCTATGTAGGTTTACCCTTAGCTGTAGAGTTTGGGAAGAAATATCCAACTCTAGGCTTTGATATTAACACCAAGCGTGTAGAAGAGCTAAAGCAAGGTCACGATTTCACTTTAGAAGTGTCAGCAGATGAATTAGCTGACTCAGCTTTTATTTCATACTCTTGTGATGTAGAAGCATTAAAATCTAGTAATGTTTATATTGTAACGGTACCAACGCCTATTGATGAACATAAGCAACCGGATTTAACTCCGCTTGTTAAAGCAAGTCAAATGCTTGCTACTGTTATCAAAAAAGGCGATGTTGTCATATATGAATCAACTGTTTACCCTGGAGCAACTGAAGACGTTTGTATTCCGCAAATAGAAAAAAATTCAGGTTTAGTGTTCAACAAAGACTTTTTTGCCGGTTACTCACCTGAACGTATTAATCCAGGTGATAAAGAACACAGAGTGACTAATATTTTAAAAGTTACGTCAGGTTCAACGAGTGAAATTGCAGATTTTATTGATAGTCTATACGGCTCAATTATCACGGCAGGGACATATAAAGCGTCAAGTATCCAAGTTGCAGAAGCTGCAAAAGTTATTGAAAATACCCAACGTGATTTAAATATAGCGTTAATAAATGAACTTGCCGTTATTTTTAATAAGTTAAATATTGATACTGAAGAAGTATTGAAAGCTGCTGGCACAAAGTGGAACTTTTTACCGTTCCGTCCAGGTTTAGTTGGCGGTCATTGTATTGGAGTAGATCCTTATTATTTAACACATAAAGCTCAATCTATAGGATACAATCCAGAAGTTATTCTAGCAGGTCGTCGTATTAATGATGGGATGGGTGCTTATGTCGTTTCGCAACTTATTAAAACAATGATTAAACGTAATATAGGTGTTAATGGCGCTAACGTTTTAGTGATGGGATTAACTTTTAAAGAAAACTGTCCTGATGTTCGTAATACTAAAATTGTTGATATTTTATCTGAACTTGCCGAGTACGATACCAATGTAGATGTTTATGACCCTTGGGTTAATCCTAGCGAAGCAAAAGATGAGTATGGCGTAGAGTTAATAGTTAAACCTAAAAATTCTCATTATGACGCTGTTATTTTCGCTGTAGCTCATAATGAATTTAAAGCATTATCAAATGATGATATTAAAGGTTTAATGAAAACTGATCATGTTATTTATGATTTAAAATATATGCTTGATCCTCAATTAGCCGATATTCGTTTATAGGTTAGGCAAGTCTTTTCATTCTTTAGATGTTTCGCTTTCCTCTTGCTATGAGGG
The sequence above is a segment of the Colwellia sp. 20A7 genome. Coding sequences within it:
- the tviB gene encoding Vi polysaccharide biosynthesis UDP-N-acetylglucosamine C-6 dehydrogenase TviB → MSITLSEVKIAIIGLGYVGLPLAVEFGKKYPTLGFDINTKRVEELKQGHDFTLEVSADELADSAFISYSCDVEALKSSNVYIVTVPTPIDEHKQPDLTPLVKASQMLATVIKKGDVVIYESTVYPGATEDVCIPQIEKNSGLVFNKDFFAGYSPERINPGDKEHRVTNILKVTSGSTSEIADFIDSLYGSIITAGTYKASSIQVAEAAKVIENTQRDLNIALINELAVIFNKLNIDTEEVLKAAGTKWNFLPFRPGLVGGHCIGVDPYYLTHKAQSIGYNPEVILAGRRINDGMGAYVVSQLIKTMIKRNIGVNGANVLVMGLTFKENCPDVRNTKIVDILSELAEYDTNVDVYDPWVNPSEAKDEYGVELIVKPKNSHYDAVIFAVAHNEFKALSNDDIKGLMKTDHVIYDLKYMLDPQLADIRL